Proteins found in one candidate division KSB1 bacterium genomic segment:
- a CDS encoding alpha/beta hydrolase-fold protein: MLCLRMTLYFFVLATVAYAKQYYFQMRQTDFLNRTVTINQTICDYQVYLSANFTPKQKWPVILFLHGAGERGKDGVLQTEVGLGAAIRQNGERFPCIVVFPQCRRNRVWYGEMEQQALQALDESIKKFNGDHQRVYLTAWSMGGYGVFNIASRHPGKFAALASICGGVVPPPTFPLPADAAAQVPTEQPYATIAQRLGKTPTWIFHGEADDVIPVTESRQIAEALRTRGGNVK, translated from the coding sequence ATGCTTTGTCTACGAATGACTCTTTATTTTTTTGTGCTCGCAACAGTTGCTTATGCCAAACAGTATTATTTTCAAATGCGGCAAACCGATTTCCTGAATCGCACTGTTACCATCAATCAGACAATCTGTGATTATCAAGTTTATCTTTCCGCCAATTTCACGCCAAAACAAAAATGGCCGGTCATTCTCTTTCTGCATGGCGCCGGTGAGCGCGGCAAAGATGGCGTTCTCCAAACTGAAGTCGGTCTCGGCGCTGCGATTCGGCAAAACGGCGAGCGCTTTCCTTGTATCGTGGTTTTTCCACAGTGCCGGCGCAATCGTGTTTGGTATGGTGAAATGGAGCAACAGGCTTTGCAAGCGTTGGATGAGTCTATCAAAAAATTCAACGGCGATCATCAACGTGTTTACCTGACCGCATGGTCAATGGGAGGTTACGGCGTTTTTAATATCGCCTCGCGGCATCCCGGAAAATTTGCGGCGCTGGCTTCGATTTGCGGCGGTGTTGTGCCGCCGCCAACTTTTCCTTTACCAGCCGACGCCGCGGCGCAAGTTCCGACTGAGCAGCCTTATGCGACCATCGCCCAACGCCTCGGCAAAACGCCGACATGGATTTTTCACGGCGAAGCCGATGACGTGATTCCGGTCACCGAATCGCGCCAAATAGCCGAAGCGCTG
- a CDS encoding SRPBCC family protein, which produces MPCSRFLMLLTLALLVVAANSSAQVANKKLTGQSFGGEITVNASPQAVWAVITDVQKLSSALGFEHKGAPKKLEKVGDNVPLKVWGDTGTYILIYAKPGNELRFVWEPDNATYICQERWTLTPAGKGTKLTYEERYTESGSQSADAIAEQVKSYNQALAKIKAMCEGK; this is translated from the coding sequence ATGCCGTGTTCCCGTTTCCTGATGCTTTTGACACTAGCGTTGTTGGTCGTGGCTGCCAACAGCTCCGCGCAGGTCGCCAACAAAAAACTCACCGGCCAGAGTTTCGGCGGAGAAATCACTGTGAATGCCAGCCCGCAAGCGGTTTGGGCGGTGATTACGGATGTGCAGAAACTCAGCAGCGCGTTGGGTTTTGAGCACAAAGGCGCCCCGAAAAAATTGGAAAAAGTCGGCGACAATGTGCCGCTGAAAGTTTGGGGCGATACCGGCACGTACATTTTGATCTATGCAAAGCCCGGCAACGAGCTGCGTTTTGTCTGGGAGCCGGACAACGCCACGTACATTTGTCAAGAACGCTGGACATTGACTCCAGCAGGCAAGGGCACCAAACTGACGTACGAAGAGCGCTACACCGAATCCGGCTCACAAAGCGCCGACGCAATTGCGGAACAAGTCAAATCGTACAATCAAGCGCTCGCCAAAATCAAAGCGATGTGTGAGGGGAAATAA
- the rho gene encoding transcription termination factor Rho, translated as MPETFTGLLEIDDPRTSFDGQGRGHGFLRQVALALPAQHGDPFVHRNQIAELKLRPGVIIEAEIIPGARGGRQVDKVVRINERAPAEWAQLPELESLTAVTPSEQIVLETKPARSVKTHTKEKIDPSMRVVDLISPLGKGQRALIVAPPRSGKTMLLQQMAQAIARNHPEIHLIMLLLDERPEEVTDMRRAIQGEVFASSNDAPLESHLRLAQLVTEYAKRRVECGEDVVLLLDSLTRTGRAFNLGQRGSGRTMSGGLDARALEIPRKIFGAGRQIEGGGSLTIVATILVGTGSRMDEFIFEEFKGTGNMELVLDRSLADQRIFPAINIPASGTRREELLFGKKTPRYQALRRALHNLPAKEAMSTLLKALATTPDNKTLLEKLSMADDLT; from the coding sequence GTGCCTGAAACATTCACCGGACTTCTTGAAATCGACGATCCCCGAACATCATTTGATGGTCAGGGCCGGGGACATGGGTTTTTGCGCCAAGTTGCGTTAGCTCTGCCGGCCCAGCACGGCGATCCGTTCGTGCATCGCAATCAGATTGCCGAGCTGAAGCTGCGCCCGGGCGTGATCATCGAGGCGGAAATCATTCCCGGCGCCCGCGGCGGCAGGCAGGTCGACAAGGTTGTTCGGATCAACGAACGCGCCCCGGCGGAGTGGGCGCAATTGCCGGAGTTGGAGTCACTCACCGCAGTCACGCCCTCCGAGCAAATCGTTTTGGAAACCAAGCCGGCGCGCTCGGTCAAAACCCACACCAAAGAGAAAATCGATCCGTCGATGCGGGTGGTGGATTTGATCAGCCCGCTCGGCAAGGGCCAGCGCGCGCTGATTGTCGCGCCTCCGCGCTCGGGAAAAACGATGTTATTGCAACAAATGGCCCAGGCCATCGCCCGCAATCATCCGGAAATTCATCTCATCATGTTGCTGCTCGACGAGCGGCCGGAGGAAGTGACGGACATGCGGCGGGCGATTCAGGGCGAGGTGTTTGCCAGCTCCAACGACGCCCCGCTGGAATCGCATTTGCGTTTGGCCCAGCTTGTCACCGAATATGCCAAACGCCGCGTCGAATGCGGCGAGGACGTCGTGCTGCTGCTCGACTCGCTGACGCGAACAGGGCGGGCTTTCAATCTCGGCCAGCGCGGCAGCGGTCGCACGATGAGCGGCGGTTTGGATGCACGGGCGCTGGAAATTCCACGCAAAATTTTCGGGGCCGGCCGCCAAATCGAAGGCGGCGGCTCGCTGACCATTGTCGCCACCATTCTCGTCGGCACTGGCTCGCGCATGGATGAATTTATTTTCGAAGAGTTCAAAGGGACAGGCAATATGGAGTTGGTGCTGGACCGCTCGCTCGCCGATCAACGCATTTTCCCGGCAATCAACATTCCAGCTTCCGGCACCCGACGGGAGGAATTGCTTTTCGGCAAAAAAACGCCACGCTACCAAGCTTTACGCCGGGCACTGCACAATCTGCCGGCGAAAGAGGCCATGAGCACGCTGCTGAAGGCGCTGGCGACGACGCCGGACAACAAAACGCTGTTGGAAAAGCTTTCGATGGCGGATGATTTAACTTGA
- a CDS encoding GWxTD domain-containing protein, giving the protein MFFANFAAAQICFPSGYFITATTRVFRADSPAAGSLALSMIAATPDDDKKHWSGVNLTVDEKPFIIDYANFIAQHNMTFVEFYVQIGYNRLSFTREGKFYQAIYDIDLYIEDLNGNLLQTQSARDKVRVTDYDDTTAPNNFRISLLSFYLRPGLYRRRAVITDKETGKRYDEADKVFVRDFSGQSLMLSDVQFSRNIETDSSANAFVKHNRRIEPNVPHAYGQFGGQLFVYYEIYNLVDPRETAARDSLGLQALAPDSFRTLYLIHNDKGEEVKQLWKFSRKPGTSCVQSVVLPIADLKSGLYTLTVRVFDNASATYAEVSGRFSMQWDIFSFKDKKFEEILEQLQYVASDGELKKLAQMPEAERQRGLFEFWQRRDPTPGTPRNEAMEEYYRRINYANAYFKWQRGEGWKSPQGQIYITYGPPDYVQRYNSSSFDLTDDGRKNSDWSAEAWQGASRLVSRRSKLFNKIYEVWQYTQLNRSFVFVDSRNVGMYELVDPLMLNHVDLR; this is encoded by the coding sequence TTGTTTTTTGCCAATTTTGCCGCGGCGCAAATTTGTTTTCCTTCCGGTTATTTCATCACCGCAACAACTCGCGTGTTTCGAGCCGATTCTCCGGCAGCCGGCTCACTTGCATTGAGCATGATTGCCGCGACGCCGGACGACGACAAAAAGCATTGGTCGGGCGTGAATCTCACCGTTGACGAAAAACCCTTCATCATCGACTACGCCAATTTCATCGCGCAGCACAATATGACATTCGTCGAATTTTATGTTCAGATCGGCTACAACCGGCTGAGCTTCACCCGCGAGGGAAAATTTTATCAGGCGATTTATGACATCGATTTGTACATTGAAGACCTCAACGGCAATTTGCTGCAGACGCAATCGGCGCGCGACAAGGTTCGCGTCACGGACTACGACGACACCACCGCGCCAAATAATTTTCGAATTAGCTTGTTGAGTTTTTATCTGCGTCCGGGCCTTTATCGACGACGCGCTGTTATTACTGACAAGGAAACCGGCAAGCGTTACGACGAGGCCGACAAGGTTTTCGTTCGTGACTTTTCCGGGCAAAGCCTGATGCTAAGCGATGTGCAATTCAGCCGGAACATTGAAACAGATTCATCGGCAAACGCCTTTGTCAAACACAATCGCCGGATCGAACCGAACGTGCCTCATGCCTACGGCCAGTTTGGTGGGCAGCTTTTTGTCTATTACGAAATTTATAATCTCGTCGATCCCCGGGAGACCGCGGCTCGTGACAGCCTCGGCCTGCAAGCGCTTGCGCCCGACAGTTTCCGGACGCTTTATCTCATTCACAACGACAAAGGCGAGGAAGTCAAGCAGTTGTGGAAATTCAGCCGCAAACCCGGCACTTCGTGCGTGCAGAGCGTGGTGCTGCCGATTGCGGATTTGAAGAGCGGCCTGTACACCCTCACCGTGCGCGTTTTTGACAATGCCAGCGCGACTTATGCCGAGGTCAGCGGGCGCTTCAGCATGCAATGGGATATTTTCTCATTTAAAGACAAAAAATTTGAAGAAATTTTAGAGCAGTTGCAGTATGTTGCCAGCGACGGTGAGCTCAAAAAGTTGGCGCAAATGCCGGAGGCCGAGCGGCAGCGCGGCCTCTTCGAATTTTGGCAGCGCCGCGACCCAACGCCGGGCACGCCGCGCAATGAAGCGATGGAAGAGTATTATCGCCGCATTAATTATGCAAATGCGTATTTCAAGTGGCAGCGCGGCGAGGGTTGGAAATCGCCGCAAGGGCAAATCTACATCACCTACGGCCCGCCCGATTACGTGCAACGATATAACTCCTCGTCATTCGATCTCACCGACGACGGCCGGAAGAATTCGGATTGGTCGGCCGAGGCCTGGCAGGGCGCTTCGAGGCTGGTCTCGCGGCGAAGCAAGTTATTCAATAAAATTTATGAAGTCTGGCAATATACGCAGCTCAATCGCAGCTTTGTTTTCGTCGATTCCCGCAACGTCGGGATGTATGAATTGGTTGATCCCTTGATGTTGAATCATGTCGACCTGAGATAA
- a CDS encoding SPOR domain-containing protein produces MPKNCLKPGSSARAATDLPLVLFAALLAAFAGLTGCSSSKPASRTTPSQTERPQSGKPQPETRSTPVAIAQNEDFDPMTLKAPAFRIARKQVQRKSDTLAVRPSSSTQVDTSWQTVAGYQVQLLQTEDAKLARSTVREAILALNVDVETIYEAPYYKIRAGRFFNRYDAEQLQNLATEKGYANCWVVRTQVKVRANELLNPK; encoded by the coding sequence ATGCCCAAAAATTGTCTAAAACCTGGTTCCTCAGCACGAGCTGCGACCGACTTACCCCTCGTTCTTTTCGCGGCTTTGCTCGCAGCCTTTGCCGGCTTGACAGGCTGTTCTTCCTCAAAGCCGGCCAGCCGCACGACGCCTTCGCAAACGGAAAGGCCGCAATCCGGAAAACCACAACCGGAGACGCGTTCGACACCGGTGGCCATCGCCCAGAATGAGGATTTTGATCCAATGACGCTGAAAGCGCCGGCATTCCGAATCGCGCGCAAACAAGTCCAGCGAAAAAGCGACACTCTGGCTGTAAGGCCCTCAAGTTCAACCCAAGTCGACACCTCGTGGCAGACGGTCGCTGGCTATCAAGTGCAGCTTTTGCAAACTGAAGATGCTAAACTGGCGCGTTCGACCGTGCGTGAAGCGATTCTCGCGCTCAACGTCGACGTGGAGACGATTTATGAAGCGCCTTACTATAAAATTCGCGCTGGGCGTTTTTTCAATCGTTACGATGCGGAGCAATTGCAGAATCTTGCGACCGAGAAGGGTTACGCCAATTGTTGGGTGGTGCGTACCCAGGTCAAGGTTCGCGCCAACGAGTTATTGAACCCGAAGTAA